The sequence below is a genomic window from Salvelinus namaycush isolate Seneca chromosome 2, SaNama_1.0, whole genome shotgun sequence.
GGCAAAAGTTCTTTGAACACCCGTCATATGAGTTTTTTTTACAACCTCCATTGACGTCATCAATACTGTCTAATGAtatagtagacactcttatccagaaccaCTTCCATTTAGTTTAATAGTTAAACCTGTCATGAGAGACTGGGGTTGGTTGGGGTCatttcaggaagtaaactgaaatttcCATTCCAGCTTTCCTTATTGCTTCGATTGTCTCGTTAGAAAGGCAACAACGAGGCTTCACTTgacagttacagtgccttcagaaagtattcacaccccttgacattttccacattttgttgtgttacagcctgaatttaaaatggattcaattgagattttctGTCACTAGcccacacacaatactccataatttCAAAGAGgaattatatttttgacatttttactaactatactgaacataaatataaacacaacatgcatcAATTTTGTTATGTTAAAGCCTTAATCTACAATGGATAAAGATACATGTTTtcactcagcaatctacacacaatactccataacgacaaagcaaaaaaacagaaataccttatttacataagtactcagactctttgctatgagactcaaaattgagctcaggtgcatcctgtttccattgataatccttgagctatttctacaacttgattggagtccacctgtggtaaattcaattgattggacatgatttggaaaagcacacacctgtctatataaggtcccacagttgacagtgcatgtcagagcaaaaaccaagccattaggtcaaATCAGTTGGTAGTatagttccgagacaggattgtgtagaggcacagatctgggaaagggtaccaaaacatttctgcagcattgaagatcccaaAGAACAAAGGGggcgccatcattcttaaatggaagaagtttggaaccaccaagactcttcctagagctggccacctggccaaactgagcaatcgggggagaagaaccctgatggtcactctgacagagctctagagttcctctgtggagataggagaaccttccagaaggacaaccatctctgcagcactccatcaatcaggcatttatggtagagtggccagatggacgcaattcctcagtaaaaggcacatgacagcccgcttgaagtttgccaaaacgcacctaaagtctctcagaccatgagaaacaagattctctggtctgatgaaaccaagattgaactctttggcctgaatgccaagcgtcacatctggaggaaacctggcaccatccctactgtgaagcatggtggtgactggggcgaaggttcacctaccctaagcacacagccaagacaacgcaggagtggcttcgggggaAGTCTCTGAacatccttgagtggcccagccagagcccacacttgaacccgatcgaacatctctggagagaccagaaaatagctgtgcaacaacgctccccatcaaacctgacagagcttgagaggatctgcagagaagaatgggataaactctccaaatacaggtgtgccaagcttgtagcgtcatacccaagaagactcgaggctgtaatcactgccaaaggtgctaaaacaaagtactgagtaaaggattttaatacttatgtaaatgtgatatttcagttttaattttattttaaatgtgctATTATTTataaaagcctgtttttgctttgtcattatggggtattgtgtgtagattgataaggaaaaaaacatttgaatcctttttagaataaggctgtaacaaaatgtggaaaaagtcaaggggtctgaatactttccgaatgccctgtatttTGAGCCTAGACTGAATTATTAATCCATATCACTGCAGTTAAACAAGTtcataaaataatgaattatgttggctaGCACTTATGGCACTTCCAAGGCTATTTCATTATGATTATTACGGTTGTGTCAATCAAATTATATATTTAGGCTATTGTAACAAGGTGTTAGGTTCTGACAAACAGAGTGAAAAACTAGTCAAAGCtcaaccaagtttattcacccactgtGTCAAACAGCTGAAAAGACAAAAACATGTTCCCACCAGCACCATTATTTATACCCTCCTTTAGGCAGAGTCTCCTCTTCGCACCTCTAAACAGTACATCTTTGCTGCTCGGCAGGTGAAGTGTGTAATAAAACGGTTCTCTCTTCGTCTGACCTGACCTCAGCCCAcattcctcactaatccacagctaTCCAAGTTTATCAGTGACCACAACCAAGTGATTGCCTTTTCTAGTGAACATTCGACAAGCAACAATGGGCATGACGGACAGAAGTAGTCAGTACAGGTGTGATCAAGCCTTACATCAAAGTTGCCTGAAGCTGAATGGAACGTGGTATACCCTGACCAGTTATTCAGAAGAAAATCCTCTGACTGTCTAATTTCTCATCGGAAATTGCTTCTGACATTGAACAGGGTTAGGGTGTTTCATTAGTTTCAGGCTCTCCTGTGCCACTATTCCCAACATCTTATAGGTTGTAAATAAATCATTTTTATTTGAACAccccaattatttatttttttacaacctATATTGACATCATATAGACTGTATAAATATATAACTGTTGTTTAGAGAGTGTATTCCAAATGCAACATGACATTTTAGGTATAACTTAGCAGATGCTCTTGTCCATAGCCTCTTCCAATCAGTGCGTTCAATTCAACAGGTAAAACAACCACATATAAAAATGATACCAAgacacaaataaaaaaatgtacattactgtatgTGCAACCCTTTCTCATTTCGTAGCTTTTTCCAGATACTTCCAGATGAACCATATGTTGCTTTGAAACGAAGGTATGACTCCAGACATCTAATGGCTACATCATCCACCTCTGGGTCAAACTTGTTAGCGATGAGGTGGTGGTGTTGTAGGAGCCACCGGAGATCTCCAGCCCCGTAGACACACACAGCTCTCCTGGAGGCACCGGAGCAGGGTGGATATGGGGCTCCTTTCCTCACATCTCCTTCCAGGTAACTCCACTTCACCATGCGAGCGATGGCGTTCATGTCTGATTCATGGTACTTGACGTGAGGAGGGTTAGACCCTGGCACTGAGGGCATGCGCTGCAGAGTGGCCCACAGGTGCTCATCAGGACTGTAGGTGTCCCTCTCCCACTCCAGCAGGGCCCGAACCTCCTGGCTGTCAAACACGTGATGGACAAAGTCCCTGGAGACCACGAAATAGGCATTTCCGGAGAACATGGGGGTGCTGATTGGAGGAGGGCTCTTCGTAACGCTCGTTCTGACTACTATGTTATTGGTTATATTGTGCTGATATTGCCACCGGCGTTTCTTATAGTCGACGGTGGTCTCAGACTCCATGCTGTTCCTCCCGTTGAGCAGTTTGAGTGACTGAACCATCTCTGTGTTGGTTTTAATGGGGAAATCTGTTCCACAGGTATTGAGCAGGTACCTCCACTGGACAGGTGACTTCAACAGGTCCTTCATACAGTTTAGATCTGCCTGCACTCGAGACCACGATGCATAAACCACACTCTCTGTCTTACTTGCCACAAACACATTGGTAAAACAAGTCACAATAGCCTTTACTGCAGTCCTAAATTCCTCTGAGGATTTCTGGTCCACATGCACGCAATATACATTCTGAGGTGTGTACACTGCACGCAGGAGTCGCTCAAACATCTCAATCTTCTCATGGACCACCATGGAGTAGGCGATGGGtaagtctctctcctccacactcAGCGGCATCATGACGAACCCTCTGTCTGTAACGTACGTTTTACAGTTTCGGGTCAGGTCGTGGTAGAACGCCTCAGACAGAAGCTTGGGCTTATTCTTTGTTTTCAGAAGTCTTCTGAGCTGCTCCTTGTCGATGCCCTTCAGGTCTCCTTTGATGATGGCTAAGCAGGCTGGCAGGTCGTCTGCGTAGTCCTGTGGCAGGAGGTCAGGTGCTGGGAGCGGGCTTCTCTCAGAACAGGTTGGGCGTCTCAGAGTGTTCCATAGGAGAAGAGAGATTAAAGCAGACATTAGGATGAGAAAGAGGTTTCTGAAGAAGCATATATGTGATGTTGATGACCTAAGAGGACCCATAACAAaactatctatctacagtatgtaaTATTAGCATTTGTGCAGACCATAGTCCGGGAGCACTGCTGTTAAATAAtgaatgtcacacacacactcaactcaGTTTAAAGTGAGTAGGTAATCATTAACTTTAGTAGGCATGGCTACTGAAATTAAAAAGTACTAAACTTGGAACAAATGTGGTTGAAAATGAATTACTAACCTACAATACCACACTTTCAGCATTTCCAAGTATTGGCATGATGCTCTGAATTACACAATTCTAACCCACTTACCCAACGCAATCAATATTGTTGGAGACATacaatacttttgactggtactgtatgtattattAGTATTTCTGCAGACCATAGCCTGGGAGCACTTCTGTTAAATGAttaatgtcacacacacacacacacacacacacacacacacacacacacacacacacacacacacacacacacacacacacacacacacacacacacacacacacacacacacacacacacacacacacacacacacacacacacacactcactcactttaAAATGAGTAGGTAATCATTAACTTTAGTAGGCATGGCTTTGTACTGTCTAGAAATACTTTAAATGAAAAGGTACTAAACTTGGAACAAATGTGGGTTGAAATGAAATACTAGCCTACAATACCAACATTTTCAGCAGTTCAAATGAATGGCATGATGCTCCAAAGTACACAATTCTAACCAATTTACCCCACGCAACCAATATTATtggatattataatatatattttttcatataGAATTATGAACATCTTAAACAGTTGGCCATATGCAGGTCATGGTTGGATGTCATCTTGGCAACCAGGGCCAAATCTCCAGCTACTAATTGTAATAGTTAAACCTGTCATGAGAGACTGGGGTTGGTTGTGGTCAATTcactcaattcaggaagtaaccTGAAAACGACGTTGGAGCGGGTTATGGTAGGGAAATGGTTGGGGTCAATTACAGTagatcaattcaggaagtaaactgaaattccttTCACAGCTTTCCTTATCGCTTCAATTGTGTCATTAGAGAGGCAATAACTGTCAGGATGGTGTATTGGAGGCAAAATAAAGTGCAGGAGAGCAGATTATAATGAACAGGTGCACTTTATTATAGTTCCAAAGAAACGAGAGCACTACATGAAACAAACTCGCTCAAAAAACGGAACATAAAAGGAGAGCGCGTAAACTAACACCACCTAACATGAAAACAATTACACAGAacacatgatgggaaacagagcgttaaatacaagtagcttaattgggaaatgaaaaccaggtgtgtatggaaacaagacaagacaaatggatatacgaaaaatggagcggcgatggctagaaagccggtgacgtcaatcgcggaacgccacccgaacaaggagaggggctgacctcggcagaagtcgtgacaataacAAGTTAACAAGTTGTAGTGATAAATGACACAGTCAAACAGTATGTTATTTCTGCTGAATGATTTCCTTCTGAGAAGGTGGTGGTAAAGTCCAAACCACCTGGTGATGCATTGTGTAAAAAATAATTCAGTGGCTTAGTAAATGCTATTATTTTCAAAGAAAAATTCATGTTTCTGGTTTTACTTAATTTTTGTGTTAAAAAAGCTTGACTTTTGAAAACGTAAATTCAATGTAAAATATTGCAAAACTGAATGATTATTTGCATGTAAAAACAACTTGCATAATATTTTCTCTCAACTTAAGAATGTTATGTTCTTGCAACAACTTTTTAGAGGATTGttggtatttttgttgttgttgacttcATGATATTTTTACACAATGTTTTATGCATTTTTGAAGAAAGAAAAGTAATATATTTCTATATTGGTATTAAGCAGTTTGTTGTGCTATGAGGTGTAATGGATGATGATGAATGAATATCAAAACTTTTGGGCAAAGATTTTCAAAGATTGACATTTAAATTGAGCTGTAGATAAAAGATGATCAACAAGAACGTGTCTAAAGAGTTTATGACATGCCTTATGTTGAgctttgtctctgtgtgttacctgtgttaCAAAGGCCTGCATGATGCTGTTATAATGCACTTTCAAGACCCCCTTATCATGTCATATCATAATGATCCTTCATGCGCTCATGACAAGTCTTGTCAGTATACCATTGTAGCACATCAGAGCATGGTTAAACTACTAGATACCAGAGATCTTGAGCAGTATTGCCATAATCGTCTATGTTGGGAGCTGGGAGCGGCACTGTGTGCAACGCTGTTCAGTGTCCAAGGAGCTGAAATCAGCAATCAGCTGTCTTCTATTTTTAACTCAAATTGCAGtactgtccatggttctgaaacaTTATTTCCGTGTGCACTGTTATAATTGCACGATTTAGGATTAGCACAGGTTAGATATAAGCGCTTTAATTTTACCTGCTGCTTTCCCAATAGTCACCACATCAGGCTCAAGATCACTCAAGATCACTTTGAAATGTCCGAAGGATGATGGCAAATGCCTTCAAAACCGCCCTCTAGGGGCGCTAGACTTGGGTTTTGCTAGAGCCATGTGGCAGATGGGCGTAATCTCATGACTCCGGATCTGAAGGTTGCGTGTTTAATCCCAGTGGTACACactcgtttttttattttttttccgtATTCCAAACCCTTAATTTAACAATTCgtaatgaatgcctaaactttaTGTTTTGACCTTATcaaaaaccttaacccttaacttctgACATTTGGAGCAACTTCAAAATTTGAGGTTTGGAGAAACGGAATGATGCTGAGCAGGAGGAGATGGCTTTATTGGTCCGCTAATACAGAACTATTAAAagcacagtgcactacttttgttgggaatcccccccccaaaaaaaaatataaacaaaaaatattacaaaatttcttcagatttttcagggggtgctgatggtgcacccctacttcccgcagcTATGCATTCAGACCAGCCTTCCTGATTTAACTTTCAGAAACTACATTAGTAGAAAGTGGACTGGTTTGACCTGTAGGCCTATGACAAACACTCTAAAAAGTCAAAATAATTATCTTCCCAGAGCCTTTCAAATCAAGACGTCCATTTATTAAAGACACTCTCCAGCTATTTGTTTTACTTCCCCCATTGAAAAACGATATTCTGAGTATATATACAGTAAAGTACCGGCACGTAAGGGTGAAGTAAACATacttgagcaaaatagtgtttttcaGGAGATGAAAAAAAATTATTCAAGGAGTTGGTCTCTCTGATTGGTGCACTCAGATGTCATCAGCATTCCCCTTTGATTGTtggaacaatagaggagcaataTAAGACAAAAGGCCCACCCATCCACTTGTGCCATGTCATGAGGAGATCTGCACCAGCTACTGAAATGCACCTTTcgttaagtaaatcaggtgatAACTGAGGTGCTAGGGAGGCTGGAGTGGGTCTTTAAGAAATAGTATAAATTCAACTAGCTTGTAAAATCGAAATACTATCCCCATTTTTCAGGTGTCCATAGGATTAATCTCTTCTAATTCTCTCTTCTGAGAGAAAACACATTTTCTTGAATCTGTGTGCTGAGGTTACCGTAGGACACACCTTAGAGAACCTCAGTCTCCATATTGAAAGTGGACTACCAGTCAAGTCTCTATTCTCAGGTGAGAACAACCCGACCACAACTCCATCACTTGACTCCAAAGTCCAAGCCACTTACCGTGCTGGAACTGCTGACCAGCGCAAGGCCACAGTCCTCTGGGAGTCAATCCTGTGTTCCTACCCCAGAAAACCATCTGTGATCAAGATGATCCTGAGGAAGTTTGGTTGTCTAGGCTTAACTCAGAAGGTTGAGTCGTGTCCTGAGCTGACCCAGCAGGCCCGACAGCATCCAGATCTGCCACAGAGTGCTGTGAAGCATGTGGAGGCCAGTGCCAATGCCAGTCAGGTGTTCGGGTACCTTTCCTGGAAGGATAGTCTCGATCAGGAACTGAGCAAGTCCAAGAGGCCTAAACTGAAGCAGCAGCGACAGAGGTAGAAGCCAGTCAGCACTTCAGATAAGAAGTCTGGCAACATTTGGAGCAAGAGAGCAGCCAGCTGTTGTAAAGCAGAAGACATCAGCTCGCACAAATGCCAGATAGAGAAGGGAGCATTGTCACTGATATTCCGCTCACATCAgagtttggggtcaattccatttcaattctgtCAATTGAGGAAGTAAACAGAAATTCCAGTTTGAATTTTTAAAAATTCTCAAAGAGCGCCAATGAGGGAATTTCTTTGTGGAATATGAATTTCACttaacttcctgaattgaaaaggaattgaccacaaccctggcacacatacacatagtCACACACATGTTTAGTTTTATTAGTCATATGTATATGATACACATGGTACATactgtccaacgaaatgcttacttgcaggttccttctcaacaatgcaacagtaagaaataataaaagataagaacatgaacataaagtaaatggctctgCAGACACAAACTTAAACACATGGCTCGTGAGGATTACATCATCATATACTTATTTTTTATATAGGGGGGGGTGGTTAATTAGTATAACATCTGTCAGTTATGTACTTTCATTCCACAATTTATATGTGAGTTACATGTAAACATTTGTCATGAGAGAAAGGAGAACTGCACATCAAACTGGCCAGGCCTGGATAGGAATAGAATAGGGTGGTGGTACAATATTACCACTGAGTTTAGTGACTGTGTAACAATACAAATGGCtttcaaaaacaaacaaaatataacggAAAAGATATCAtgaaatgttcctcatcaattcAAATGGGCATCATAGACCTCTTTGACCATTGCATTAATTTCATCTTCATCTACTTTCTGGAACTTAACCTGTTTTGGAAACAGTGAAAAAATTGGAAAACAAATCATTCCATGAACAGACGAAAATAAATACCAAAACTCAACCATAGCATTTTGATAGAGAAAGACAAACAATTGTCTATGTTACTGATGGAAATAATGGTGGATGTTGAGCCATAGCATAGCAAGCCAAAATAAACTCAAGTGATCTTTCACATGGATTTAGGAACAACCAGAGCCATATATTTGTGTTCATCTAAATATATTTGGGAACAACCATCTATTGTCTTCTTAAAGATGATTGGATGAGGGCCCATTCTGACCACAGTGTTGTGAGTCACCCTGTGGTGGTACGGCATCGGgtcataaatgatggacattaccgaacaaatcaaacatttattggggAACTGGGATtcatgggagtgcattctgatgaagatcatcaaaggtaagtgaatatttataatgttatttctgacttctgttgactgcacaatatggcggacatatttttgtcttgattgggctctgagcgccgacctcagattattgcatggtttgctttttctgtaaagcttttttgaaatctgacacagcggttgcattaaggagaagtggctCTAAACTTCAATGTATAACACttgatctttgatcaacgtttattatgagtatttctggaaattgatgtggctctctgcaaaatcaccggatgtttttggaactactgaacataatgaacgccaatgtatactgagatttttggatataaatatgaactttaccgaacaaaacatacatgtattgtgtaacatgaagtcctatgagtgtcatctgatgaagatcatcaaagtgatagtgatacattttatctctatttctgctttttgtgactcctgtctttggctggaaaaatggctgtgtttttctgtgatttggcggtgacctaacataatcgtttgtggtgctttcgctgtaaagcctttttgaaatcagacactgtggtgggattaacaacaagattacctttatgGTTTAAAATggtacttgtatgtttgaggaattttaatgatgagatttctgttgtttgaatttggcgccctgcactttcactggctgttgtcaagtcgatcccgttaccgggattgcagccgtaagaagttttaagacagGACTACTCTTCAAATAAGTCGGGTTTTAAATGTTTTCGGAAGGTTATACAGGGACTCCGCTGTTCTCAGTAGCGATGCATTTGTGAAAACAGAATGTGTTTGTGGAAGAATGAGAATTGACAGCTGTTGTTCTCTGAACATGTTTTCTCATTTATACAAATTCACATACTGATCAATTTCCTGTAATGACAGACATGACGCTCAGATAGCAAGTGTTATTGACTGGTGAAACCAACTTTACATGAAAGGCAAATTTGAGGGTAAAATTAAGTTTTAAATAAGTCT
It includes:
- the LOC120022422 gene encoding beta-1,3-galactosyl-O-glycosyl-glycoprotein beta-1,6-N-acetylglucosaminyltransferase 3-like, yielding MSALISLLLWNTLRRPTCSERSPLPAPDLLPQDYADDLPACLAIIKGDLKGIDKEQLRRLLKTKNKPKLLSEAFYHDLTRNCKTYVTDRGFVMMPLSVEERDLPIAYSMVVHEKIEMFERLLRAVYTPQNVYCVHVDQKSSEEFRTAVKAIVTCFTNVFVASKTESVVYASWSRVQADLNCMKDLLKSPVQWRYLLNTCGTDFPIKTNTEMVQSLKLLNGRNSMESETTVDYKKRRWQYQHNITNNIVVRTSVTKSPPPISTPMFSGNAYFVVSRDFVHHVFDSQEVRALLEWERDTYSPDEHLWATLQRMPSVPGSNPPHVKYHESDMNAIARMVKWSYLEGDVRKGAPYPPCSGASRRAVCVYGAGDLRWLLQHHHLIANKFDPEVDDVAIRCLESYLRFKATYGSSGSIWKKLRNEKGLHIQ